The Papaver somniferum cultivar HN1 chromosome 3, ASM357369v1, whole genome shotgun sequence genome includes a region encoding these proteins:
- the LOC113357466 gene encoding probable nucleolar protein 5-2, whose translation MLVLFETPAGFALFKVLDEGKIDQVEDLWKEFSTSDAARKIVKLKAFTKFENTSEALSTATLLIDSKPSKGLRKFLKAHCDGERLGVADSKLGNAIKEKLQIDCVHNNGVMELMRGVRSQLTELISGLGVQDLAPMSLGLSHSLSRYKLKFSPDKVDTMIIQAIGLLDDLDKELNTYAMRVREWYGWHFPELAKIVSDNILYAKAVKLMGNRTNAADLDFSEVLPEEIETDLKEAAVISMGTEVSELDLMNIKELCDQVLSLSEYRGQLYDYLKSRMNTIAPNLTALVGELVGARLIAHGGSLLNLAKQPGSTIQILGAEKALFRALKTKHATPKYGLIYHASLIGQAAAKLKGKMSRTLSAKTALAIRYDALGDTQDNSMGLENRAKLEARLRTLEGRDLGHSAGSTKGKAKIEVHHKDRKNGTGALITSAQTYNPSADAVLGTPAPMEVETKEPAADKKDKKKNKKAEFEEKEEEETPKKEKKKKKKAAEAEQGVEQEDGEGKKKKKKRKHEEEEEAEAQSQKKDKKKKKKKSDD comes from the exons atgttAGTATTGTTTGAAACCCCTGCAGGGTTTGCCCTGTTTAAGGTTCTGGATGAAGGAAAGATAGATCAAGTTGAG GATTTGTGGAAGGAGTTCTCTACATCAGATGCAGCTAGAaag ATTGTAAAGTTGAAAGCTTTTACAAAGTTTGAAAACACCTCTGAGGCTTTGTCCACTGCTACTTTACTTATTGATAGCAAACCAAGCAAGGGTCTTCGGAAGTTCTTGAAGGCTCATTGCGATGGAGAAAGATTGGGAGTAGCTGATTCTAAACTAGGAAATGCCATCAAGGAGAAACTG CAAATTGATTGCGTCCATAACAACGGAGTAATGGAGCTGATGAGAGGTGTCAGAAGCCAGTTGACTGAACTTATTTCAGGCCTTGGTGTTCAAGATTTGGCTCCAATGAGTTTGGGTTTGTCTCACAGTTTGTCCAGATACAAGCTAAAGTTCAGCCCTGATAAG GTGGATACCATGATCATTCAAGCTATTGGTTTGTTGGATGATCTTGACAAAGAGCTTAATACATATGCGATGAGGGTTAGGGAATGGTACGGATGGCACTTTCCAGAGCTTGCAAAGATTGTATCAGACAATATCCTGTACGCCAAAGCAGTTAAGCTGATGGGCAACCGTACAAATGCTGCTGATCTTGATTTCTCTGAG GTCTTACCAGAAGAGATTGAGACTGACTTGAAAGAGGCAGCTGTCATCTCCATGGGAACCGAGGTCAGTGAATTGGATCTGATGAATATCAAGGAGCTCTGTGACCAGGTGTTGTCACTTTCCGAGTATAGGGGTCAACTCTACGATTACTTGAAAAGTAGAATGAACACAATTGCCCCAAATCTTACTGCCCTTGTTGGAGAGCTTGTTGGAGCTCGTCTTATCGCTCACGGTGGTAGTTTGTTAAACCTTGCTAAGCAACCTGGAAGCACTATCCAGATTCTTGGTGCAGAGAAAGCCCTCTTCAGAGCTCTTAAGACAAAACATGCTACTCCCAAATATGGACTTATCTACCATGCTTCTTTAATTGGCCAAGCTGCTGCTAAACTCAAGGGAAAGATGTCTAGAACTCTGTCAGCCAAGACTGCATTAGCCATCAGATACGATGCTCTTGGGGACACTCAAGATAACTCCATGGGTCTGGAAAATCGTGCCAAG CTTGAAGCACGGTTGAGGACTCTTGAGGGTAGAGACTTGGGTCATTCTGCTGGATCAACTAAAGGCAAGGCCAAGATAGAAGTGCATCACAAAGACCGGAAGAATGGTACAGGAGCTCTCATAACTTCTGCACAG ACCTACAATCCTTCAGCTGATGCAGTACTAGGAACACCGGCACCTATGGAAGTAGAGACAAAAGAACCAGCTGCTGACaagaaagataaaaagaagaacaagaaagctGAGTTTGAGGAGAAAGAGGAGGAGGAAACAcctaagaaagagaagaagaagaaaaaaaaggctgCCGAAGCTGAACAGGGTGTTGAGCAAGAAGATGGGgagggaaagaaaaagaaaaagaagagaaagcatgaggaagaagaagaggcagAAGCACAAAGCCAGAAAaaagacaaaaagaagaagaagaagaagagtgatGACTGA
- the LOC113357467 gene encoding protein ALTERED XYLOGLUCAN 4-like isoform X2, with translation MQIGKLVLFYALWAFAAVSFFTVFILYSPNPFSNFMFKQHYPLVKNTTLSALYSENDTDQSPLKSNPATIMNLQKESNDEKIKCDLFEGKWIPDLNGPMYTNWSCPLIPDSRNCPKFGRENVDYMNWKWMPNECELPRFDAKTFLSIVRGRKLAFIGDSLARNQMDSLLCLLSQGETPKDVYTDDLDRYRIFYFPSHDFTLMAYWTTHLTFSAAKKVNGSKTAMFDIHLDKIDDNWAQKLPSLDYAIISIGQWFNRKNYLYEGGKVIGCIYCDEPDVPNLGFPFAVGKAMGKALEYISDCKDCKPLFTLARTFSPAHFEYGTWNEGGKCNRTSPYTEKQVEYDFQLEVRKSQVKAFENIKKRSDGKRFEILDVTKAMLMRPDGHPDINWYHKYLQGHTDCIHWCLPGPVDLWNELLLAVLQNKDGNSMEQTQLK, from the exons ATGCAGATAGGAAAGTTAGTTTTGTTCTATGCATTATGGGCTTTCGCTGCTGTTTCATTTTTCACCGTCTTCATTCTTTATTCTCCAAATCCTTTTAGTAACTTCATGTTTAAGCAGCATTATCCATTGGTGAAGAACACTACTTTATCTGCTCTATATTCGGAAAATGATACGGATCAGAGCCCTTTAAAGAGCAATCCTGCCACCATCATGAACCTCCAAAAAG AGAGTAATGATGAGAAGATCAAGTGCGACTTGTTTGAGGGGAAATGGATACCGGACCTCAACGGGCCAATGTATACGAATTGGAGTTGTCCATTGATACCAGATTCAAGGAATTGCCCAAAATTTGGAAGGGAAAATGTTGATTATATGAACTGGAAATGGATGCCAAATGAATGTGAGCTACCAAGATTCGATGCTAAAACGTTCTTATCGATTGTTCGAGGCAGAAAGTTAGCATTTATCGGCGATTCCCTTGCTAGAAACCAAATGGATTCACTTCTTTGCCTATTATCTCAA GGTGAAACTCCAAAGGATGTCTACACAGACGATTTGGATCGGTATCGAATATTTTACTTTCCTTCTCATGATTTCACTCTCATGGCCTACTGGACAACACACTTGACATTTTCAGCAGCAAAAAAAGTGAACGGTTCAAAGACTGCAATGTTCGATATACACCTCGACAAGATCGACGATAACTGGGCTCAGAAATTACCTAGTCTGGATTACGCTATCATTTCTATAGGCCAATGGTTTAACAGAAAAAACTACTTATATGAAGGTGGTAAAGTAATCGGCTGCATATATTGCGACGAACCAGATGTGCCTAATCTAGGATTTCCTTTCGCTGTAGGTAAAGCCATGGGCAAGGCACTAGAATACATCAGTGACTGTAAGGATTGCAAGCCGTTATTCACTTTGGCGCGGACATTTTCGCCTGCACATTTCGAGTATGGAACTtggaatgaaggagggaaatGTAATAGAACGAGTCCTTACACTGAAAAACAAGTTGAATATGACTTTCAATTGGAAGTAAGGAAGTCTCAAGTGAAGGCATTTGAGAACATTAAGAAGAGAAGTGATGGAAAGAGATTCGAGATTTTAGATGTAACCAAGGCCATGTTGATGAGACCTGATGGACATCCAGATATCAATTGGTACCATAAGTATCTGCAGGGTCATACTGACTGTATTCATTGGTGTCTGCCCGGTCCTGTCGACCTATGGAATGAACTATTGTTGGCTGTGCTGCAGAACAAAGATGGTAATTCGATGGAGCAAACACAATTGAAGTAG
- the LOC113357467 gene encoding protein ALTERED XYLOGLUCAN 4-like isoform X1, which produces MMQSAAILENLPYYTNRNGKGNGMQIGKLVLFYALWAFAAVSFFTVFILYSPNPFSNFMFKQHYPLVKNTTLSALYSENDTDQSPLKSNPATIMNLQKESNDEKIKCDLFEGKWIPDLNGPMYTNWSCPLIPDSRNCPKFGRENVDYMNWKWMPNECELPRFDAKTFLSIVRGRKLAFIGDSLARNQMDSLLCLLSQGETPKDVYTDDLDRYRIFYFPSHDFTLMAYWTTHLTFSAAKKVNGSKTAMFDIHLDKIDDNWAQKLPSLDYAIISIGQWFNRKNYLYEGGKVIGCIYCDEPDVPNLGFPFAVGKAMGKALEYISDCKDCKPLFTLARTFSPAHFEYGTWNEGGKCNRTSPYTEKQVEYDFQLEVRKSQVKAFENIKKRSDGKRFEILDVTKAMLMRPDGHPDINWYHKYLQGHTDCIHWCLPGPVDLWNELLLAVLQNKDGNSMEQTQLK; this is translated from the exons ATGATGCAGTCTGCTGCTATTCTTGAAAATCTGCCTTACTACACTAACAGGAATGGAAAAGGCAATGGAATGCAGATAGGAAAGTTAGTTTTGTTCTATGCATTATGGGCTTTCGCTGCTGTTTCATTTTTCACCGTCTTCATTCTTTATTCTCCAAATCCTTTTAGTAACTTCATGTTTAAGCAGCATTATCCATTGGTGAAGAACACTACTTTATCTGCTCTATATTCGGAAAATGATACGGATCAGAGCCCTTTAAAGAGCAATCCTGCCACCATCATGAACCTCCAAAAAG AGAGTAATGATGAGAAGATCAAGTGCGACTTGTTTGAGGGGAAATGGATACCGGACCTCAACGGGCCAATGTATACGAATTGGAGTTGTCCATTGATACCAGATTCAAGGAATTGCCCAAAATTTGGAAGGGAAAATGTTGATTATATGAACTGGAAATGGATGCCAAATGAATGTGAGCTACCAAGATTCGATGCTAAAACGTTCTTATCGATTGTTCGAGGCAGAAAGTTAGCATTTATCGGCGATTCCCTTGCTAGAAACCAAATGGATTCACTTCTTTGCCTATTATCTCAA GGTGAAACTCCAAAGGATGTCTACACAGACGATTTGGATCGGTATCGAATATTTTACTTTCCTTCTCATGATTTCACTCTCATGGCCTACTGGACAACACACTTGACATTTTCAGCAGCAAAAAAAGTGAACGGTTCAAAGACTGCAATGTTCGATATACACCTCGACAAGATCGACGATAACTGGGCTCAGAAATTACCTAGTCTGGATTACGCTATCATTTCTATAGGCCAATGGTTTAACAGAAAAAACTACTTATATGAAGGTGGTAAAGTAATCGGCTGCATATATTGCGACGAACCAGATGTGCCTAATCTAGGATTTCCTTTCGCTGTAGGTAAAGCCATGGGCAAGGCACTAGAATACATCAGTGACTGTAAGGATTGCAAGCCGTTATTCACTTTGGCGCGGACATTTTCGCCTGCACATTTCGAGTATGGAACTtggaatgaaggagggaaatGTAATAGAACGAGTCCTTACACTGAAAAACAAGTTGAATATGACTTTCAATTGGAAGTAAGGAAGTCTCAAGTGAAGGCATTTGAGAACATTAAGAAGAGAAGTGATGGAAAGAGATTCGAGATTTTAGATGTAACCAAGGCCATGTTGATGAGACCTGATGGACATCCAGATATCAATTGGTACCATAAGTATCTGCAGGGTCATACTGACTGTATTCATTGGTGTCTGCCCGGTCCTGTCGACCTATGGAATGAACTATTGTTGGCTGTGCTGCAGAACAAAGATGGTAATTCGATGGAGCAAACACAATTGAAGTAG
- the LOC113357467 gene encoding protein ALTERED XYLOGLUCAN 4-like isoform X3, translating to MHQIGLHSMFLGVTPEARHSARMQMQRNQTILQRRGELHYPLVKNTTLSALYSENDTDQSPLKSNPATIMNLQKESNDEKIKCDLFEGKWIPDLNGPMYTNWSCPLIPDSRNCPKFGRENVDYMNWKWMPNECELPRFDAKTFLSIVRGRKLAFIGDSLARNQMDSLLCLLSQGETPKDVYTDDLDRYRIFYFPSHDFTLMAYWTTHLTFSAAKKVNGSKTAMFDIHLDKIDDNWAQKLPSLDYAIISIGQWFNRKNYLYEGGKVIGCIYCDEPDVPNLGFPFAVGKAMGKALEYISDCKDCKPLFTLARTFSPAHFEYGTWNEGGKCNRTSPYTEKQVEYDFQLEVRKSQVKAFENIKKRSDGKRFEILDVTKAMLMRPDGHPDINWYHKYLQGHTDCIHWCLPGPVDLWNELLLAVLQNKDGNSMEQTQLK from the exons ATGCACCAAATCGGGCTGCACAGTATGTTTCTCGGTGTCACGCCTGAAGCCAGACACAGCGCCCGAATGCAAATGCAAAGAAACCAAACTATATTACAGCGCAGGGGAGAACTT CATTATCCATTGGTGAAGAACACTACTTTATCTGCTCTATATTCGGAAAATGATACGGATCAGAGCCCTTTAAAGAGCAATCCTGCCACCATCATGAACCTCCAAAAAG AGAGTAATGATGAGAAGATCAAGTGCGACTTGTTTGAGGGGAAATGGATACCGGACCTCAACGGGCCAATGTATACGAATTGGAGTTGTCCATTGATACCAGATTCAAGGAATTGCCCAAAATTTGGAAGGGAAAATGTTGATTATATGAACTGGAAATGGATGCCAAATGAATGTGAGCTACCAAGATTCGATGCTAAAACGTTCTTATCGATTGTTCGAGGCAGAAAGTTAGCATTTATCGGCGATTCCCTTGCTAGAAACCAAATGGATTCACTTCTTTGCCTATTATCTCAA GGTGAAACTCCAAAGGATGTCTACACAGACGATTTGGATCGGTATCGAATATTTTACTTTCCTTCTCATGATTTCACTCTCATGGCCTACTGGACAACACACTTGACATTTTCAGCAGCAAAAAAAGTGAACGGTTCAAAGACTGCAATGTTCGATATACACCTCGACAAGATCGACGATAACTGGGCTCAGAAATTACCTAGTCTGGATTACGCTATCATTTCTATAGGCCAATGGTTTAACAGAAAAAACTACTTATATGAAGGTGGTAAAGTAATCGGCTGCATATATTGCGACGAACCAGATGTGCCTAATCTAGGATTTCCTTTCGCTGTAGGTAAAGCCATGGGCAAGGCACTAGAATACATCAGTGACTGTAAGGATTGCAAGCCGTTATTCACTTTGGCGCGGACATTTTCGCCTGCACATTTCGAGTATGGAACTtggaatgaaggagggaaatGTAATAGAACGAGTCCTTACACTGAAAAACAAGTTGAATATGACTTTCAATTGGAAGTAAGGAAGTCTCAAGTGAAGGCATTTGAGAACATTAAGAAGAGAAGTGATGGAAAGAGATTCGAGATTTTAGATGTAACCAAGGCCATGTTGATGAGACCTGATGGACATCCAGATATCAATTGGTACCATAAGTATCTGCAGGGTCATACTGACTGTATTCATTGGTGTCTGCCCGGTCCTGTCGACCTATGGAATGAACTATTGTTGGCTGTGCTGCAGAACAAAGATGGTAATTCGATGGAGCAAACACAATTGAAGTAG
- the LOC113357468 gene encoding uncharacterized protein LOC113357468, which translates to MELAHSFTSAPPTKKYPNNTTPFSFYSASQFSIFRKNPCFISKGKLSMSSSAQNSSSFSSSSSVGGVTSEGLEDSSPGVAGQNDLFIVGPGVLGQTVAQQWRKEHPGCQIYGQTMTTDHHDDLIKAGIIPSLRGSETSYKCPYVIFCAPPSRTANYPADVRLAASNWSGEGSFVFTSSSAPYDCNDNGSCDENSPVVPIGRSPRTDVLLKAEKVVLEVGGCVVRLAGLYMADRGAHNYWLEKGIVDADPDHILNLIHYEDAASLAIAILKKKLRGRIFLGCDNHPLSRQEIMELVNRSGKFSKKFEKFTGKGPLGKRLNNSKTRQEIGWEPKYPSFTQFLGLQD; encoded by the exons ATGGAACTCGCACATAGTTTCACATCAGCTCCACCAACCAAAAAGTATCCCAATAATACCACTCCCTTCTCTTTCTACTCCGCATCCCAATTCTCAATTTTCAGAAAAAACCCTTGTTTCATTTCCAAAGGAAAACTTTCAATGTCTTCCTCTGCGCaaaactcttcttctttttcgtCTTCCTCTTCTGTTG GTGGAGTCACTAGTGAAGGATTAGAGGATTCATCACCTGGAGTAGCAGGGCAAAATGATTTGTTCATTGTAGGGCCTGGTGTACTTGGTCAAACTGTAGCACAACAATGGAGAAAg GAACACCCAGGGTGTCAAATATATGGACAAACAATGACAACTGATCACCATGATGATTTGATAAAGGCTGGGATAATTCCGTCTTTAAGGGGCTCGGAAACATCGTATAAATGCCCCTACGTTATCTTTTGTGCTCCACCATCTCGGACAGCTAATTATCCTGCTGATGTGAG GCTTGCTGCATCAAATTGGAGCGGTGAAGGTTCATTTGTATTTACATCAAGTTCTGCTCCATATGATTGCAATGACAATGGATCATGTGATGAG AACTCTCCAGTAGTGCCAATTGGCCGAAGCCCTCGAACAGATGTTCTTTTAAAGGCAGAAAAAGTTGTCCTGGAGGTTGGCGGTTGTGTTGTTAGATTAGCGGGCCTTTAT ATGGCTGATAGAGGTGCCCATAATTATTGGTTGGAAAAGGGGATAGTTGACGCTGATCCGGATCACATCCTCAATCTTATACACTACGAG GATGCAGCATCACTAGCAATAGcaattttgaaaaagaaattacGGGGACGGATCTTTCTGGGATGTGATAATCATCCTTTATCGAG GCAAGAAATAATGGAATTGGTCAATAGAAGTGGGAAGTTCAGCAAAAAGTTCGAGAAGTTTACAG GCAAAGGTCCTTTAGGGAAGCGTTTAAATAACTCAAAAACTCGTCAAGAAATTGGATGGGAACCGAAGTACCCAAGCTTCACTCAGTTTCTTGGACTACAGGACTAG